From Candidatus Zixiibacteriota bacterium, one genomic window encodes:
- a CDS encoding biotin--[acetyl-CoA-carboxylase] ligase — MKVYTDNTAFADQILPTESRHWFASKSTLKNNIKSLAEYLFRDKSFQESDINSQLLWKQMFIVESASRSQYDILIDLSQKNIRLEHGILCLAGRGQDFHGFRDRHWEAPAGNIYLSAYYSPCQPVENFGAGFMVLTAVSVIDTLDCIPEIQGKAMIKWVNDIFIDNSKICGVLAYTQAEGKKVAGVILGIGLNVKTTPEVKANPFVPKTASLVDFCPNREYCSRQYILGKLMESLDNNYRLLINGGYKTLLERYRQRSLAIGRKVDVCLDVPSPDIKIIANGRVTGIGDNLELYIEDFDRPVVRGRLILKN, encoded by the coding sequence ATGAAAGTTTACACCGACAATACCGCTTTCGCTGACCAAATCCTCCCAACCGAGTCTCGTCATTGGTTTGCCTCCAAATCGACATTAAAAAACAATATCAAATCGCTTGCAGAATACTTATTCCGGGATAAATCATTTCAGGAATCAGATATCAATTCGCAATTGTTATGGAAACAGATGTTTATTGTTGAATCCGCATCGCGGTCCCAATATGATATATTAATTGACCTGTCTCAAAAAAATATTCGGCTTGAACATGGAATATTATGCTTAGCAGGCAGGGGACAGGATTTTCACGGCTTTAGAGACCGTCACTGGGAAGCCCCAGCTGGAAATATCTACCTCTCTGCTTATTATTCGCCCTGCCAGCCGGTTGAAAATTTTGGCGCTGGTTTTATGGTTTTGACTGCTGTTTCGGTGATTGATACATTAGATTGCATTCCTGAAATTCAAGGCAAAGCGATGATTAAATGGGTAAACGATATTTTTATCGATAATTCTAAAATATGCGGCGTTTTGGCCTACACTCAGGCTGAGGGGAAAAAAGTTGCCGGAGTAATATTAGGTATCGGCCTAAATGTGAAAACCACGCCTGAAGTTAAAGCCAATCCGTTTGTGCCAAAAACTGCTTCATTGGTTGATTTTTGCCCAAATAGGGAATATTGCAGCCGGCAATATATACTGGGAAAGCTAATGGAATCGCTTGATAACAACTACCGCCTTTTGATTAATGGCGGCTATAAAACATTGCTCGAACGCTATCGTCAACGATCGCTGGCTATTGGCCGCAAAGTTGATGTTTGCTTAGATGTCCCGAGTCCTGATATAAAGATAATCGCTAACGGCAGGGTAACCGGTATCGGCGACAATTTGGAGCTTTATATTGAGGATTTTGATCGGCCGGTTGTTCGGGGAAGACTAATATTGAAAAATTAA
- a CDS encoding NADP-dependent malic enzyme, protein MITKEEALRYHSKGRKGKIEVNSTKPCVTQLDLSLAYTPGVAEPCLVIKKDPDKVFEYTAKANLVAVVTNGTAVLGLGNIGPLAGKPVMEGKGVLFKRFADVDVFDIELDVTDPEEFINIVKRLEPTFGGINLEDIKAPECFQIEQALKELMDIPVFHDDQHGTAIISGAALINSCEVTGKDVGSIKVVFNGAGAAGIACAKHYVNLGVKRENIVICDSKGVIYKGRPKGMNKYKEEFASDTDARTLGDALNGADVFCGVSVANVVSQDMVRSMAKSPMIFAMANPDPEITYPEAKAARDDVIMATGRSDYPNQVNNVLGFPFIFRGALDVRATKINEEMKIAATKALANLAKEPVPESVKVAYGGVSLNFGKDYIIPKPFDPRVLLWESKAVAEAAMKTGVARHQIDPDKYLMRLESLLGRSRAVMRTVINYSRKQTKRIVFPEGENKKILYAAKSIYKDKIGIPILLGDIDLINERARSLGIDLEGVELIDPKRSDSSKKYAEKLHQLCRRQGMTELDSLIDPIYFGLMMLHQGDADAFVAGATKHYPDVLRPVLQVFPKKNHNDRIAAMSLMLLKDKVYFFADTAVNIKPSPEQIADIAVVCAHQVRLLGINPRVALLSYSNFGSAKGKLSTKMQKAVQLIHEIDPDLEVDGEMQADTAVDADILKKTYPFSDLKKPANVLIFPDLQSGNIAYKLVQRLGGAEIIGPLILGLEKPIQLLQVGSYTVRDIIHLAAYAAMEAQGVFQKELFDSAVIDE, encoded by the coding sequence ATGATAACCAAGGAAGAAGCTTTAAGATATCATAGTAAAGGACGAAAAGGGAAAATTGAAGTTAATTCCACTAAACCATGTGTGACCCAGCTGGATTTATCTTTGGCTTATACGCCCGGAGTGGCCGAGCCTTGCTTGGTGATAAAAAAAGATCCTGATAAGGTTTTTGAGTATACCGCCAAAGCTAATTTGGTAGCCGTAGTTACAAATGGTACAGCTGTGTTAGGTCTTGGCAATATAGGTCCGCTTGCCGGTAAACCGGTTATGGAGGGAAAAGGTGTTCTGTTTAAAAGATTTGCCGATGTGGATGTTTTTGATATAGAACTTGATGTTACAGACCCGGAAGAGTTTATCAATATTGTAAAGAGATTAGAGCCGACTTTTGGCGGTATTAACCTGGAAGATATCAAGGCTCCTGAGTGTTTTCAGATTGAGCAGGCTTTAAAAGAATTGATGGATATTCCGGTCTTTCATGATGACCAACATGGAACAGCGATAATTTCGGGTGCGGCTCTTATCAATAGCTGTGAAGTTACCGGCAAAGATGTTGGCAGTATAAAAGTAGTATTTAACGGTGCTGGCGCTGCTGGAATTGCATGTGCCAAACATTATGTTAATCTTGGAGTTAAGCGCGAAAATATCGTCATTTGTGATTCAAAAGGTGTTATTTATAAAGGCAGACCGAAGGGAATGAATAAATATAAGGAGGAGTTTGCTTCAGATACCGATGCTCGAACTCTTGGGGATGCCTTAAATGGTGCCGATGTATTTTGCGGCGTTTCGGTAGCTAATGTAGTCAGTCAGGATATGGTTCGTTCGATGGCTAAATCGCCGATGATTTTTGCTATGGCTAATCCTGATCCTGAAATTACTTATCCTGAAGCTAAAGCGGCGCGGGATGATGTAATCATGGCTACAGGCCGTTCCGATTACCCCAATCAGGTTAATAACGTCCTTGGTTTTCCATTTATTTTCCGAGGCGCTTTAGATGTGAGAGCTACTAAGATTAACGAGGAAATGAAAATTGCGGCCACAAAAGCTCTGGCAAACCTTGCTAAAGAACCTGTTCCCGAATCCGTTAAAGTTGCTTATGGAGGAGTATCGCTAAATTTCGGTAAGGACTATATTATTCCCAAACCTTTCGATCCGCGAGTGTTATTGTGGGAATCAAAAGCTGTAGCTGAAGCGGCTATGAAAACAGGCGTTGCTCGACATCAAATAGACCCTGACAAGTATTTGATGAGACTTGAATCGCTTCTCGGACGTTCACGGGCTGTGATGCGCACAGTTATTAATTACAGCCGCAAGCAGACTAAGCGAATTGTTTTCCCTGAAGGCGAAAACAAAAAAATACTCTATGCGGCGAAAAGCATTTATAAAGATAAAATTGGTATTCCTATTCTATTAGGAGATATCGATCTTATTAATGAGCGCGCCCGCAGTCTTGGAATTGATCTTGAGGGAGTTGAACTTATCGATCCTAAACGTTCTGACTCCTCGAAAAAATATGCAGAAAAACTCCACCAACTCTGCCGCCGACAAGGAATGACAGAACTTGATTCATTGATTGACCCAATATACTTTGGTTTAATGATGCTGCATCAGGGCGATGCGGATGCTTTTGTGGCAGGGGCTACCAAACATTATCCCGATGTTTTAAGGCCTGTATTGCAGGTTTTCCCCAAAAAAAACCATAATGACCGTATTGCAGCTATGAGCCTTATGCTGCTTAAAGATAAAGTGTATTTCTTTGCCGATACTGCTGTTAACATTAAACCGTCTCCCGAACAAATTGCTGATATTGCTGTTGTTTGCGCGCATCAGGTTCGTTTGCTCGGTATTAATCCGAGGGTCGCTTTGCTTTCTTACAGCAACTTCGGCTCAGCTAAAGGTAAACTTTCAACTAAAATGCAAAAAGCGGTACAGCTGATTCATGAAATTGATCCAGATTTGGAAGTTGACGGCGAGATGCAGGCTGATACCGCGGTTGATGCTGATATTCTGAAAAAAACATATCCGTTTTCTGATTTGAAAAAACCGGCGAATGTGCTTATATTCCCCGACTTGCAATCTGGAAATATTGCCTATAAATTGGTTCAACGATTGGGTGGCGCCGAGATTATCGGTCCCCTTATTTTAGGTTTGGAAAAACCGATTCAGCTTCTGCAGGTTGGTTCATATACTGTACGTGATATTATCCATCTGGCAGCTTATGCCGCTATGGAAGCTCAAGGTGTGTTCCAAAAAGAACTTTTTGACTCTGCCGTCATAGATGAATAG
- the yajC gene encoding preprotein translocase subunit YajC — translation MQFLAMAQSSGGGGGNPLIALAPFILIFVIFYFFMIRPQQKKQKQTKEMLASIKKGDKVVTNSGMFGIIWGIDDKENKVVVKFGDDLKIEFLKSSIAGKVE, via the coding sequence ATGCAGTTTTTAGCAATGGCTCAATCAAGCGGCGGTGGAGGAGGCAATCCGTTAATTGCCTTAGCCCCGTTTATCCTGATTTTCGTGATTTTTTACTTTTTCATGATTCGCCCCCAGCAAAAAAAGCAGAAACAAACTAAAGAAATGCTGGCATCCATTAAAAAAGGCGATAAAGTTGTTACCAATAGCGGGATGTTTGGCATTATTTGGGGGATTGACGACAAAGAAAATAAAGTTGTCGTAAAATTTGGCGATGATTTAAAAATCGAGTTTCTTAAAAGCTCAATAGCAGGCAAGGTAGAATAA
- the def gene encoding peptide deformylase, translating to MTKILPINIYGDEILRKTSEKIDNIDGKLVDLLKSTILTMKKGKGLGLAANQVGINKCFYAIDLSYFDVVKEPIVIINPEIVEVSGSEIGEEGCLSFPGLFIDVERSEKATVAGLDIDGNEFILEGKGLLARALLHELDHLNGKLFIDRISKLKRGLLKGKLKRIKAGEKV from the coding sequence GTGACTAAAATTCTCCCAATAAATATTTATGGCGATGAAATCCTCCGTAAAACATCGGAGAAAATTGACAACATTGATGGCAAATTAGTTGATTTGCTTAAATCGACCATACTTACTATGAAAAAAGGCAAGGGTCTCGGTTTGGCGGCAAATCAGGTCGGCATCAACAAATGCTTTTATGCTATCGACTTATCCTATTTCGATGTTGTCAAAGAGCCTATTGTTATAATCAACCCTGAAATCGTCGAGGTTTCCGGCTCTGAAATCGGCGAAGAGGGCTGTCTATCGTTTCCGGGATTGTTTATTGATGTTGAACGTTCGGAAAAAGCCACAGTTGCCGGCTTGGATATTGACGGCAATGAATTTATCCTTGAGGGTAAGGGATTGCTGGCGCGCGCGCTGCTCCATGAATTAGACCATCTTAACGGCAAATTATTTATTGACCGAATATCGAAATTAAAACGAGGACTATTAAAAGGTAAGCTCAAAAGAATCAAGGCTGGTGAGAAAGTTTAA
- the fmt gene encoding methionyl-tRNA formyltransferase, translated as MRLVFMGTPKFAVESLKRLNSSKHEMLAVVTSPDKPRGRGRKVSPTAVKKQAIEMGLPLLQPDNLKDDKFISELKQINPDLITVAAFRILPEVVYGLPRYGSINIHASLLPAYRGAAPINWALINGEEKTGLTTFFLKKQVDTGDILLQREVAITPDDDFESLHAKMMIEGAKLLLDTVNGIEDDSLKPYPQGNQQAIKAPKLTPETGLIDWNQPAYKIRNLIRGLSPYPGAYCFWNQKKLTILEVEIIAKNTDYNTGEVIESNPKKGFVIACSEDALFITRLKPQGKKALGSAEFVRGYHVKAADRFTNQR; from the coding sequence ATGCGTCTTGTTTTTATGGGAACTCCCAAATTTGCTGTTGAATCGCTAAAACGGCTTAATTCATCAAAGCATGAAATGCTCGCTGTTGTTACCTCGCCGGATAAACCCAGAGGACGGGGGCGAAAAGTAAGCCCTACTGCTGTAAAAAAGCAGGCTATAGAAATGGGATTGCCTTTATTACAGCCTGACAATTTAAAAGATGATAAATTTATTTCAGAACTTAAACAGATTAACCCGGATTTAATAACGGTTGCGGCATTCAGGATATTGCCGGAGGTTGTGTACGGCTTGCCCCGATATGGGTCAATAAATATTCATGCCTCGCTTTTGCCCGCCTATAGAGGAGCAGCGCCTATTAATTGGGCGCTTATCAACGGCGAGGAAAAAACCGGACTGACAACCTTTTTCCTTAAAAAGCAGGTGGATACAGGTGATATTCTTCTTCAGCGCGAGGTTGCAATAACCCCTGATGATGATTTCGAAAGCCTGCATGCTAAAATGATGATAGAAGGCGCAAAATTATTGCTTGATACGGTCAATGGCATTGAGGATGATAGCCTTAAGCCGTATCCTCAAGGCAATCAACAGGCAATAAAAGCGCCCAAATTAACACCCGAAACCGGTCTTATTGACTGGAATCAACCGGCGTATAAAATAAGAAACCTGATTCGAGGGTTGTCGCCTTATCCCGGCGCTTACTGTTTTTGGAATCAGAAAAAATTGACTATTTTAGAAGTAGAAATAATTGCTAAAAACACCGATTACAATACAGGCGAAGTGATAGAGTCAAATCCGAAGAAGGGGTTTGTAATCGCCTGCAGCGAGGATGCTTTATTTATAACAAGATTAAAACCACAGGGCAAAAAAGCGTTGGGTTCAGCCGAATTCGTACGAGGATATCATGTCAAAGCAGCAGACAGATTTACCAACCAGCGGTAA
- a CDS encoding Rne/Rng family ribonuclease yields the protein MSKQQTDLPTSGKLIKEIFVNETEHETRIAIKENNKLVELFIERPEHERLVGDIYKGRVTSILPGIQAGFVDIGIEKAAFLHLSDMSDHKGESSILSDLDFFDEDGVEMPSRSKHRRNMSITEVLKKDQELLVQVIKEPIANKGSRITTEISLPGRYIVLIPGAHHIGVSRKISSYAEKRRLKKIAEEFLPENFGMIIRTVAEGRNRKDFAADIKLLTKLWKKMKKRVDSAKAPALVHKDIEMTTGIIRDLFTPDVNRVVIDNKKKYKKFLSYLREVAPQLKDRVELYSGDKPLFDYTNIENEIEKMFNRKYWLRKGGSIVIDQTEALVTIDVNTGRFKGKKAEDAIFQTNIEAAQEIARQIRLKDIGGILIIDFIDMEKRDNRRRVFEEFKNALKNDRSQTYISSISDLGLIEMTRHRIRPSLMQTLSDPCPVCSGAGRVLSKESMAIKIERWFKRASADRGKAHYQLIASPQIIELLTENGANRIEEIERRQKIMIDIIRDTALHPEEFHVIDVKNETDVTEKYMM from the coding sequence ATGTCAAAGCAGCAGACAGATTTACCAACCAGCGGTAAATTAATAAAAGAAATATTCGTAAACGAAACAGAACATGAAACTCGTATAGCTATCAAAGAGAACAATAAACTGGTTGAACTTTTTATCGAACGGCCGGAACATGAAAGACTGGTTGGCGATATTTATAAGGGACGAGTAACCTCTATCCTGCCCGGCATTCAAGCGGGATTTGTTGATATTGGCATAGAAAAAGCCGCCTTCCTTCATTTATCCGACATGTCCGACCATAAAGGCGAATCGAGTATATTATCCGATCTTGATTTCTTCGATGAGGATGGCGTGGAAATGCCTTCCCGCTCCAAACATCGAAGAAATATGTCCATAACAGAAGTCTTGAAAAAAGACCAGGAATTGCTGGTTCAGGTAATCAAGGAGCCAATTGCCAATAAAGGCTCACGTATTACAACAGAGATATCTTTGCCCGGACGATATATAGTACTTATTCCTGGCGCCCATCATATTGGCGTATCCAGAAAAATTTCCTCATATGCCGAAAAAAGGCGTTTAAAGAAAATTGCCGAAGAATTCCTGCCGGAAAACTTCGGGATGATTATCAGGACTGTTGCCGAGGGTAGAAACCGTAAGGATTTTGCCGCCGACATCAAGCTTTTGACCAAGCTCTGGAAAAAGATGAAAAAACGCGTTGATAGCGCCAAAGCTCCAGCTTTAGTTCATAAAGATATTGAAATGACCACTGGTATTATCAGAGACCTTTTTACGCCTGATGTGAATAGGGTTGTAATTGACAATAAAAAGAAATATAAGAAATTCCTGTCATACTTGCGGGAAGTGGCTCCTCAGCTTAAAGACAGAGTGGAATTATATTCCGGCGATAAGCCGTTGTTTGATTATACGAATATCGAAAACGAAATAGAAAAGATGTTTAATCGCAAATACTGGCTCAGAAAGGGTGGCTCTATCGTTATTGATCAAACGGAAGCTTTGGTTACAATTGATGTTAACACCGGACGCTTTAAGGGCAAAAAAGCCGAGGATGCCATTTTCCAGACTAATATCGAGGCGGCGCAAGAAATTGCCCGTCAAATAAGGCTTAAGGATATTGGCGGCATACTCATTATCGATTTTATAGATATGGAAAAAAGAGATAATCGCCGCAGAGTATTTGAAGAGTTTAAAAATGCTCTGAAAAATGACCGTTCACAGACTTATATTTCATCTATTTCCGACTTGGGCTTGATTGAAATGACTCGCCACCGCATTCGACCCTCGCTTATGCAGACATTGTCTGACCCCTGCCCGGTTTGTTCCGGTGCGGGACGCGTATTATCTAAAGAATCGATGGCTATAAAGATTGAACGCTGGTTTAAGAGAGCTTCAGCAGATAGAGGCAAAGCCCACTATCAACTAATAGCCTCTCCTCAGATTATTGAACTGTTAACAGAGAATGGCGCTAATAGAATTGAGGAAATAGAACGTCGGCAAAAGATTATGATCGATATTATTAGGGATACGGCTCTCCACCCCGAGGAATTTCATGTAATCGATGTAAAAAACGAAACTGATGTAACTGAAAAATATATGATGTAA
- the rplU gene encoding 50S ribosomal protein L21 → MRAIIESGGMQFPIEQEAVIQVPKLNVEAGQKCEFDKVLLVSGDNKFAVGKPYIDGASVKGEVLSHGKSDKVKVFKFKRRRKYRKTTGHRQQYTEVKILNISA, encoded by the coding sequence ATGCGTGCAATAATTGAAAGCGGCGGGATGCAATTCCCAATTGAACAAGAAGCTGTTATTCAAGTCCCAAAACTGAATGTTGAGGCAGGTCAGAAGTGTGAATTCGATAAAGTACTGCTTGTTAGCGGCGATAATAAATTTGCAGTTGGCAAACCCTATATTGATGGCGCAAGTGTCAAGGGTGAAGTGCTGTCGCATGGCAAGTCTGACAAAGTAAAGGTTTTTAAGTTTAAAAGGCGCAGAAAATACAGAAAAACAACCGGTCATAGGCAGCAATATACTGAAGTTAAAATTCTAAATATTTCAGCTTAG